ATAAGCattttttacaaataaagcAGTTAATTATCTGCACTGAACATATACAAACCTAGAATGCATGTGTATTTAGtagattttacctttttttcagtgtttgtaaATCTAAAGAAACACTGTGATTTTCATCAATGGTTGTTACCTCTTGCATCCTGGGGttcaggtttagattaggggttgTTAATTTATGTTAGACAGCCAAGTTCTGCAATCCCGCGcatcccccgtgtttcccctccCCGCAGTTGTTTGCTCCTAGCTGCgtgctattggagcttacccCCATCACTCCGGCAGACACTCCCCATCCTTGCCAGAGAGTTCCCTGCCAATCTCCCTGATGCCACATCCCCACTAGCCGTGGGGCCCAGGAACCGCCCCAGTGCCGTCttggttggtcgctgttgctgacaTCACTGCCAAGGCAGCTGCCTCTATTGGACGGgaggccatggatcctctcgccccgcccctccataaaatcctaccccgctggcacccaggcgccattttctcccatgcgagtgccaggAGAGGTTGCGTCTTTTCATTGAActgcgccacgtgaccaataaaccgttccagCCCAGCgcggagtaaatggacaaattccttacttctttgctGGATCCCTAGCAGACGGTAACGGcagctggccagcccacgcgcccggGACACGGTAGCCATGTCCGGGAACAGCACgggcagaaaaccccggcagcacatggaagctacgccacagccgggctcccaagagctgcgtgcagctggggagaacaaaagcaaatgctgCAGTTACCATGTTGGTCAGGGCAATGTCATCATTCCATGttctatttcagtatttttaaggCTTATCAAAAGCATTTGTCAAAGTGGCACTTATACAAGACAAATTGAGCAACACtacattttaatgttaaaatgaaCGGGGCTGCCACTTGGCGAACAGCCAGGACAGAGAAAGACTTGAATTATTTGAGTAAGAGTGGCTTGTTCCTATTAGGAATGCCATGAACATAGAAGAATTTGTTTCCACTTTCCTCTGGAGTATGTCCTATCTTTCTTTGAGCATTTTGCACAGGAGGAAAGCATTTTGCACAGCCTCTGTACgcagggaaagggaagacaCTGAGAGCCAATCTGTGCCAAAGCTAATCTAGGAAGGTCCATGGTCTCAGCTGTTGCCCCTTGCTCCTCTGCAAAATGTCTTTGCAGAAGTTTCTGTTGGCTCCACTCCCTTTGAATCCCATGTTTTCTGGAAACTGGAGCTCTTATTAAGTGCCTGCAAAAAATTTCTTATGCATTCCACTTGCTGACAGGTCTGTAAATaccattttgtttctgaaattaaCATATTGATGGTGAAATATGTCAGCAAGGCATGTGGAGAAAATGATGCTGTTCTGGTCACCTCCATCATTGCTGTAGCTTTCAGGGCGCAGGTAGAACCTTTGTCTTGCTCCTGACATTCTGCCTCCCTCCATGACTCTGGGGACTGCTGTTAAATGGACTTCCTCTCCATTTGCATTTGGAGGCCCACATGGCTGCCAGTGAAGTGAAATTGCACTGTTCACCTCCCTTTGAATGCTCTGGCCCACACACTAAGGATTTTAGACCAGAGTAGATACTTCTGAAAGATTCTCTGCCTAAAATTTCACACTTTGTGAAAATTCTCCACAACTAGGATTCATAATAAACATTTCTGCCTAACTGCCTATTTTGTCTATTTGTGCCTGATCATTTGTCAAAAATGGCTATTTGATTTCCTAAAGTAGTGGATTTCTACCCGTGATGCTTCTTATGCCTGTACCACTCCGATATTTCTCCAATCCTCCACCTGAAAATGAATATTGAGGGAGGAGAAATGTGTACAAGGAGTTGCAAGGTTACCCTCCCATCAGCATGAAACATGAGTTTCCCTGAATGTCATGGGCACTGCATCACCTTGTGCTCAATGACTGGGTGGTGGTAGGAATGAAAACTTAGGTAATACCtaattgctttattttggaCGAAAGCTCATGGTAGCCCTCAGTAATCTGGCACTAAGCTCtctgcaaaaggaaaaccatAGTTACCACCAAGATAATGGAGCAATTTCCTATTCAGTCCTGAGTGATTGCTTCTGCAATGCCAatcagagaaatggaaattatcTTATTCTGTTATAGAGAGCACCCAAATAAGTTTTGGAAGGGgattaaagatgaaaaatacagttaatgctttttcttttttgaatatttttggtAGCTTTTATCCTGATTCAGCAACTGTGCTCTTCATCACTGTGTGTTTCATTGGCAGCAACATTGAATGGAATTTGTCTAAACCTACTCACAGTTTTTCCTACAAATCCTTTCTTCCCTTGTCACCCCTCAGCTTCACACTGAGTCTCTGACTGTTGACAATGGGAATACTTATATGTCTTGGTTTATACTGGCATGGATATTCATGCTGGAGCAATTACTCCATCAGGACCATAATCTGTACTGTGGAAAATTTCCTCACACTGTGCTGTAGGCAAGACAGCCATCTGGGCTTTCTCAAGCAGAACATATCCTGGAGCCCAGGTCTGCTAGAAGGTGCTGAAGAAGATGCTTGGGTAACAATAACCACACCCATCAAGATGCTGTGGGAAAGGGTAAGCTGTTTCTAGAgtactggaatatttttttgtaGACCTAGCTGGACTTCAGCATTATGGGAACCTCTGAAAAGGCCCCTGATTCCCTAGCAGTTGGGCtcaaaaattaagttttgatGACTACcgaaattctgaaataaaataaaattgctccTACCAAGACAATGCCAAGTTGTTCTACTTGTTATTGGTCCAGAAGTCAGCAGAGATATCATTGCTGGTACTGGAATGCATTCACATTTTCTCCCTCAAATGTGTTTTTGCATTCCAtgttcaaatatattttcatttatttgccttttttttttttttttttttttttttttttttttttttgtatttagaTGCTTGtatgattttcaaaataatagaTCCTTTCTATGTCAATGACAGCATCTCCATTTAAATGCAGAATACCTCTTGAAGACAATTGTTTGGTGGAGAGATTGGAAATAGAAATagagcacagaaataaattgcatatatctttggttttgattttttttcctctaaaaccTGCATTTCATCTGAATGGAGATacataaaaatcacattaaaattgGTTCCATTTCTTTGAAATGTGCTGTAAGACTAATTCTGACAAAGTTGACATTTTATATGCTCATACAATGACTTACAaaaggtaataaaaataaattctcttgTATAGTCACTATAAAACCTGGTATGAGATGAACATTATGTTTGATACAGATATACTTACTACTATGCCAGTAAAAAGAGACAAGGACCCTATCAAATACTCCTTTTACTTTCAGTTGGCTAAATTTTCAGCTGTCTTGTAGGCTGAAACCATTCTTTGCTAATATCTTTCTTGATGGAAAATGTGACCTTTAAACAATTATTCAGATtaaactaaaattaatattttaattgatttttctcCCCAGTCAATGAGCTAAAGAAGGATTCAGTAATTCACAAGAAGAACCTACACCCTGCAAAATATTACCAATGAGTTAATGAAGCACAAGCTGCACACATTCCATTCTTTTCTGTGAGCTCCCATTACAGTTCTAAAGCGGTCTGCAAGCTGCTCACACCAACATAATCCAATGCTTTCAATTTAAAGAAGTTGCTGTATGTGTCTTTGGACAGAACAAGTACTTCAGAAGTAGTCCTATGCTCATAACATCATTGCTGCTacaatggctttttttttttttaatcctaaattGCTGCTCAAGTGAAAATGTAATCAAGAATTTTTTGCATGTGATCATGCTGAATCTCTCCTCTACAACCTAGTTTGAGTACAGGATTCAATAACACTCAAACAAGTGCATCACTGCTGCACTGCTCTCAAGAAAAAACTGATACTCATCTAGATTTACCTCATGGGATAAACATTGGAATCCAAGTTTCCATATTGTAATAAACCCTGATAACTTAAGATTGAAATTTTTGGAGCTCAAAGAGCATTAATGGACTTACATTCTCTGGTAAACAGAGTGTCCAAAGGCAACACTTGTAAAAGTACCTCTGTAATTTAGGATGCTGAGACTGACTGATCTTAAGATatatcagaaaattaatttgaaagacCTGTATCAGGTAATGTATATAGATTTTATAGtatcaatatgaaaaaaatatttccaaatttttattcACATCTTGCTGCTTTATGGTGGTGCAATTAGATTCATTCACTAGTTGGGCAAAAGTTCACAAGTAGAATGCTACATGTTTCTGAGATCTGCCTGAGTTTTCACATGCAATACAAAACTGGCCCAGAAGGGCTCCAGCCCAATATTGCATGAAAGTCTTCTTTGAAATTGAAATGGATTCCATTTTCTGAGGAGACACAAAGAACAAACTTTACTCACGAGAAGTTCTGACAAGTGTAAGCCTTTTGTCAGATCTTCATAGCTTCCAGATAATGTATACAGGCACTCCTCACTTCCTCcctaaagaaaaatctgtcagCTATTTTTATGAGTTAACTGTTAAAGGGcctatatttaaaattaaaagtcttTTTATAACTTCAGAAAATGCCCAGAAACCTTGCATATGTTTTCAAACACAAATGAGAGCACTGCATTCACATGAGTAATATTGTAGCTAGTGATGGTTGAAATCAATGAAAACCAAGtcataaaatactttaaatgtCAAGGTGACTTGAATTTCATGATATTCAGCcctttcttaatttttgaaGGTTTTACAAAGTACCATTTCTTCAATCCTGTTTTTATTCAGGACTTTtcttggaaaatggaaaaagtgtGTGTGAATTCTTTTTGTCTTGGGAATGATGTACTGCCAACGCCAGTAGACAGGATTTGGACCAGTGAAAGGAGGAGTAATACCACTGATATCCATTTACACTTTTTCTGGATTTGCCAGCCCAACTGGGTCATACACCAGCTTCCACCCAGTGGAGGTGTAAAGAAGGTGTGTAGTAGCGGGGaaacttaatttaaaagtaGAGCAGAGGAAACTCTGTTTTTCAGAATGGTTTTAAAGGCATATCTTATGCTGTGTGTGCCTTAATCTAACAAGGCCTTTAAAAATGCTCAAAACTCTCAAAACAAACCTCCTTCTGAGTGCTTTAATTTCACCATCTACATCTTCATCTGTACATAGGTTACAGGGGAAGTAGCAGCTATTTTACAGAGGCAACTTTGGGGTTTGTCTGTGCCACTCGGACACCTAGAGTAGTTCCTGAGGGTTTGGCTTTGAGATCCTGTCTCTTTTTATAGGAGGCCTGTATGAAGCTTAGAAGATTGTCTTGTGAAAGGTTTcttgcctgtggcagggggacTAGAACTAGATAATTTataaggttccttccaacccaaactattaTGTGACTATGATTCTAAGATGGACTTGTGTAGCTATACCCTGATACCATGGTCACCTCTAGACTTTGTCTTATTCACACAAGCCTGAACAGACTAGCTGGCCATCTTGATGTGAATTGTTGCCTCttacagctcagctgtgctccctgATCAATCTGTATGACAACTTGTGTCATCCAAAATGAGTTTAGTCAGCTGCCTACACTGCACAAACACAAGGTTGACTTGATGGCTCTCTGGTCCCACTCCTGGAGCCAGATGGAATGAGCCTCTTTGACCTTCTGGGCACATCAGAGCTGTTCAATGTCAGTTATAGCTTTCTAGagcagtgaattaaaaaaacaaaaacaaaaacaaacaaacaaacaaacaaaaaaaccccccaaaaaaccaaaaccaaaaccaaaaaaaccaaaaaccaaccaaccaatcaaaaaacaaccaaaacaaaccatcaaacaaacaaacaacaacaacaacaacaaaatattaaaaaccaaaacttttgaCATTCAGAAAATAGTTTATCTGTGGTATATTATCTGTTACACCCATATTTGAATTTCAATACTCATCAGTTCATAAGCAGAAACAACTTCAGAGAAAACAGGGACAGCATTTATCATGTTGTGCTGTTTACCActgtaaagaaaacagaggAGCATTCCTATTCTGTCATACCTATATTCTCTTTGTCACATTACAGTCTCCTCATGGATAGCTTTGCTCGCTAAGCTTTCAAGCTTTTGTCCACACACACAGGTAAAATGACTTATCACAAAGGCAGTGCTATTGAGGGTTCCAGTTAGTCTTTTGGTTACTTCAGGGACCAATTCTGTCTTTATTGtccttcatcttcctttttGAGCAGAAGCTTTCTTTGTCTGAGTGCCTATGCATTGCATAGCAAAAAGAGGGTGAGGGGTTTTAGATAACTTGCCAATATTAATCCCCACAGCTGCAATTTcctcttcagctgctgtgtgtgctctATATCTCCCAAGGACACTGAGACCTCTCACCTGGGGACTGGCTCCCAGTCAGTGTTTACTGTTGGTGCTTCTGATTCCCGTGTTGAACTGGTGATCAGGTATGATCTCTAGACCATATGATCTCTAGATCTGTTCTGCCACGAACAGATATGTAGAATAAGCTAAAAGTAAGTAATAACTCATTTCTTATTATCTCATTTAGCTTTATGGGCATGGGagaaggcagaaaggaaaagaggcagGCTGACATGCTTTTTTTCACAAAGCTTGCAAACTAAGACACAGTAGTTGATACTCCTCATAgtattttctgttgtgtttcctCACacttttctgataatttttttctgcattgtgGAAACAAATCAATGTAGCTTCCATGCGTGTACAGATGTGAGGGAGAATTCTGTTGTCCCCCTTCCCTGTCTCTCTGATGCCAAAGacagaaatcagagaaaaaagCATTCAAGACAATAAGTGAATGACAGGAAAACCAAcacagcaggagagctgggggttAGCAGCACGTGGAACAGGAGAGAGGACAGACATAGACATCAGAGAAGGAAGACATACATTCAGGAGCAGCTTTGAAAGAAGGATTTTGTTAATATTTAACAAGTTAATCGCTGCATACTAATTACTGTtaatgaaaagattaaaaataataaaagcaatttatctCATTCCAAAATAATTTGCCTTAATAACTTGTTTGTACAGCATATAAAAAGAGATAtataaaaagagattttgatGGGACTCCATCCAACATCTGTATATGCATAGTGTATATATAAGCAATAGGTTCTTGTAAAATGTCTGGCAGATGTGGGATCATCAGGCTTGCTGAGACTTTAACAGGATTCCAGGGATCTGAGCAccaaattattctgattttctgtCAAGTTTGCAGGTGCTCATGTTTCTGAAAATGAGGATCATCTCTTTGTATTCTCCCTTATGTATGTTGCATTAGTCTTTCTCTATGTCTTGGGAAACAAAAGACCTTAAGGGACTTCATCAGGATGATTACAGAATCACTGCTGGGCTTGGGATCTGCCTTCCTGGCACCTGTGGCAAGATTTATGCGGGTTTCCAATCCTGCATGGCTCATGTGTACCACAAGTTTGAGCAATAATATTCTGCTGATAATGCTGATAAGTGGCATCAATTCCCTTTGTTATTGTTGCGAAGTGATTTAGCTGGTGTGTAATTCAGTTTCTTTACACACAAGGAAAAGTTAATATAGCACTTACTGCCTGTTGTATTCAGTCATTACAGCAGTCAGTCAAATCACTGGTAAGGCAAGTTGAGGAGGAAAAGTGTGAAATGGCAGGGATTTCTCATCCAGGTGTCTTCAGTAATTGAAGCTATCTACAGAGAAGTCTTGCTGAGTAAAAAAGGGCAGAATATTATGAACATCATTATGGCCTTTAAAACACTGAATGAATGATGAAGGTGTTGAGGAGGATAATGAGTCTAGGTGAGTATCACCTATGGAGATTCCTTATTGAATAGCTCTGCTTAAACCATCCATTTGTTGATGGCTCTGACTTGCACATTTGTTGCCATCCTGGCTACTGCTGGAGAATTGGGCAGTCCAAGTAATCTGAACAAGCAGTGCTGGCTACCACTATTCCTCTGCATTTAGGTCTTCCACATATGAAAGGAGTGCAGCCTTCTTCCAGCTGTCCTCCTTCAAGTGCAGATGTCTCCAATGACATGATATCCAATGACAGCAGTGTAAGGGAACCTCCGCAGCAAGCTGGGCACAACCAGCTTCCTGGTTTCTGCATGCTGTGCTGagcaagctgcagcagcagcagcatgtggTTAAGCTAATGCAGGGCATAGTCTTTGTCCTAAGGAGCCTTATCAGAGTTGCTCTCATGCAAATTGCTTTTAGGTAGAGATGTCATCTACTGCACCTGGATAAGTGGTGTTGAAGCCTCTTAAATGTTGATGATGAGGGTTAGCTGGTGTGAGCAGAATGAGGAGGGTTAGGGCTGTGAGGGTTCTGTGTTTTTTGTGGTGCTATGAGGATGCCTACCTTAGGTCCTTTGCTCGATCTCTGCTGGGGTTCCTAGGCTTCATCTTCTGGGGTACTGCTGCAGCTCAGATGTTTGGTGGAGTTTCAGTGATCCTGATGTTCAAGAACTACAGATCTTTATTTCAGGAGTCTTACTTGTCTCTCCCTGGTTGGCTGGCTCTTGCAACTGCACTTACATTGCTGCCTACTGGAGTTTTGGCTGTCTCTATTTCTGTTAAGTGTTCCCGCAATCAGCAAGGGATTCTCATGTATTTGCTGTTGCTCCTTCTTTGCTTAGAAGTGtcttcagcagctctggcacaTTCCTACTGTGTTAGGACAGCTTCTCAGCTGGAAAGTGCTATGGATTACTTTGTTCACCAGCACAACTGGACATGCTCCCAGGATCCTGGAAACAGTGCTGTGGATGTGATACAGAGGAAGCTGCAGTGTTGTGGGGTCCACAACTACAAAGACTGGCTAAAGGCATCATCTTCGTATCATCCAGCTTGTGTCCCTAAAAGCTGCTGTAAGGAGAAGCATTCTCACTGCAGGGGAGACTTAGGCCATGTGGAGCAGCTTTCTGAGGAAGGCTGTCTAAAGAAGCTGGAAGACCAGTTGTGTTTTGCCATGCTGTACATTTTTTGGTGTTGTACTGTGCTAAGCATCTTGGAGGTCTTAGCTGGTGTAAGCAATGGCTTTCTCATGAGACGTCAGCCGTTCCATGAACTCCGTATTCTGGACTCATATACCTTCTCACAGGACTATAGGTACTAGCTGCTTTGCTGCATCTGCTACATCTTTCCTCGGCTTTCTACTACTTTGTTGTTGCATTggaacaaatttttaaaaaatgcataaataataataataataattgtaaaTCAAATTAGTTGATcactgctggatttttttttttctttagtgcCATGATCTTAGATTAGTTCTcccacagtttttttttttttttttcaataagcCTGAAAATCTTCTGGGACTGAGTCTTCAGCATGTGCAGACACAAAACTACTCTATGTAAGTGCAGGGGAAACAGTAAGAAAAGGCATATTTGGCTCAGGGCAACTTGTTGTCAGGTCATGAGCTGCATTTTTGGACTGAATCGTAACTGTACTAGATTCTTGGAGAGTAATTATTGTGCAGATTCTTCTACTTCCAAACTTGTGTTGGAAGCTTTGTTTTTTCTATAAGAAGCCTATGgataaaatttaatatttatttttctttttctagttcAAATGCTGGTTTAAGTAACTTATTCTTCAATGAAAATCCATGTCAGCTTTTGAAGTGGCATGAGGGTACAATCTAAATAGGTTTGACAGCAACTGAGTAAATAATACGATGATGAGCAGCAGGAGGCAAAGCAGTCTTTTGAGTTACACAGGAACAATTCCCAAATAATAGAGCAAGAAAGTCTCTCTGTATTCATTCATTTCATGACAGAGCAAGGAAtgagtcaatttttttttttctcagaaaagttATGTGGGGTCACATGTGTGCTTGAATTATACCAGAAATACACTGCTTTTTCTTAAGGTACACCTGGCCTTCTTACTAAATCCCCTTGTTACCCATTTTCTGTCAGTCTCCCTCCATCCTGCATGTGCTGAAAGGGACTAAGTTAGCATGTGGAGTACTCATATGCTTGTTTATGTCAGTGTTTAGAGAAGTGCTGGCAAAGGCTCTGCTCTACCTGTGTTGGACTGTGCAGTGTGTGCTTGTATGTATGTGTCTTTTTGGAAACTGTCTTAAGCCTCTCTGCTCACCTGGGAATGGGCACTCCCTCAGCTTTATCCCTTGGTAAGTGTGGGTAGGCGATCAGCAGGGCCTACAAGTTTACCACATTAGATTTTACTgaactggaaaaaaggaaaaggcctGGGTCACAAAAACTGCTGGACCTGGCAACTGCCTTAGCACTTGAAGTAGTAGTTAGTTCAATCATTGCTGTTCTAAGTTTTTTACCAAACTTCAGGTAACTCACTGCAAATTTCAGACCCTAAATCACAGATACTGATTTTCAtgagcagaaaagag
This sequence is a window from Vidua chalybeata isolate OUT-0048 chromosome Z, bVidCha1 merged haplotype, whole genome shotgun sequence. Protein-coding genes within it:
- the LOC128782439 gene encoding tetraspanin-3-like, whose amino-acid sequence is MRRVRAVRVLCFLWCYEDAYLRSFARSLLGFLGFIFWGTAAAQMFGGVSVILMFKNYRSLFQESYLSLPGWLALATALTLLPTGVLAVSISVKCSRNQQGILMYLLLLLLCLEVSSAALAHSYCVRTASQLESAMDYFVHQHNWTCSQDPGNSAVDVIQRKLQCCGVHNYKDWLKASSSYHPACVPKSCCKEKHSHCRGDLGHVEQLSEEGCLKKLEDQLCFAMLYIFWCCTVLSILEVLAGVSNGFLMRRQPFHELRILDSYTFSQDYRY